In Prunus dulcis chromosome 2, ALMONDv2, whole genome shotgun sequence, a single genomic region encodes these proteins:
- the LOC117619156 gene encoding probable methyltransferase PMT11, with protein sequence MTILNNGDWLRIPLILKVFGFAMVSITFFYLGKHWSDGSQQLLFFTTTRRAPFTVSLSPNQNKPFNLSSLIPQAQAPPPSPPPPSPPPPSPPPPPPPDVIQRFGIVDENGTMSDEFEVGDFDPDEVVENWGSWNGSVAESEASGTGKISVKRFELCPKSMSEYIPCLDNVDAIKRLKSTKNGERFERHCPEPARGLNCLVPPPKNYKSPIPWPKSRDEVWFNNVPHTRLVEDKGGQNWITRQKNKFKFPGGGTQFIHGANEYLDHISKVVPDITFGQHIRVVLDVGCGVASFGAYLLSRNVVTMSIAPKDVHENQIQFALERGVPAMIAAFATHRLLYPSQAFDLIHCSRCRINWTRDDGILLLEVNRMLRAGGYFVWAAQPVYKHEEVLEEQWQEMLNLTTRLCWEFVKKDGYVAIWQKPLNNSCYLNRDPGTKPPLCDPSDDPDKVWYVDLKACITRLPENGYGANVTKWPDRLQTPPDRLQSIQFDAYISRKELFRAESRYWHEIIESYVRVLHWKKIRLRNAMDMRAGFGGFAAALIEQNLNSWVMNVVPVSGPNTLPVIHDRGLIGVMHDWCEPFDTYPRTYDLLHAAGLFSIEKKRCNISAIMLEMDRMLRPGGRVYIRDSLSVMDELQAIGNAMGWHINLRDTSEGPHASYRLIIADKRLLTS encoded by the exons ATGACAATCTTAAACAATGGCGATTGGTTGAGAATCCCACTGATCCTGAAAGTCTTTGGCTTTGCTATGGTCTCAATCACCTTCTTCTACCTCGGCAAGCACTGGTCCGATGGGTCCCAGCAGCTCCTCTTCTTCACCACAACGCGTCGAGCCCCTTTCACCGTCTCCCTCTCACCCAATCAAAACAAGCCTTTCAATCTCTCCTCCCTCATCCCCCAAGCCCAAGCCCCACCGCCATCGCCTCCTCCTCCATCTCCGCCTCCTCCTTCCCctccgccgccgccgccgcccGATGTGATCCAGAGATTCGGAATCGTCGACGAGAATGGCACCATGTCTGACGAGTTCGAGGTCGGGGATTTCGATCCCGATGAGGTGGTGGAGAATTGGGGGAGTTGGAACGGGTCGGTGGCTGAGAGCGAAGCGAGTGGCACCGGTAAGATTAGTGTTAAGAGGTTCGAGCTCTGCCCGAAGAGTATGAGCGAGTACATACCGTGTTTGGATAATGTGGACGCCATTAAGAGGCTCAAATCGACTAAGAATGGCGAGAGATTCGAGCGGCATTGTCCAGAGCCCGCTCGGGGCTTGAATTGCTTGGTTCCGCCGCCCAAGAATTACAAGAGCCCAATTCCATGGCCTAAAAGCCGCGACGAG GTTTGGTTCAACAATGTACCTCATACTCGTCTAGTCGAAGATAAAGGGGGTCAGAACTGGATTACACGACAGAAGAACAAGTTTAAGTTTCCTGGAGGTGGTACACAGTTTATACATGGAGCAAATGAATACTTGGATCATATTTCTAAG GTGGTCCCTGACATCACCTTTGGTCAACATATCCGAGTTGTTTTGGATGTTGGATGTGGTGTTGCAAGTTTTGGTGCATATCTGCTGTCGCGAAATGTAGTTACCATGTCAATTGCACCTAAAGACGTCCATGAGAACCAGATTCAATTTGCTCTTGAGCGCGGGGTTCCTGCAATGATAGCAGCATTTGCAACTCACCGTTTGTTGTACCCAAGCCAGGCATTTGACTTGATACATTGCTCACGATGCAGGATTAATTGGACTCGTGATG ATGGGATATTGCTGCTCGAGGTTAATAGGATGCTCAGGGCAGGTGGATACTTTGTTTGGGCAGCACAGCCAGTTTATAAGCATGAAGAAGTTCTAGAGGAGCAGTGGCAAG AAATGCTTAACCTCACCACACGCCTTTGCTGGGAGTTTGTGAAGAAGGATGGCTATGTTGCAATATGGCAAAAGCCTTTAAACAACAGCTGCTATCTAAATCGAGACCCAGGAACCAAACCTCCATTGTGTGATCCAAGTGATGACCCAGACAAAGTTTG GTATGTTGATCTGAAGGCATGCATCACAAGACTCCCCGAAAACGGTTATGGAGCAAATGTCACAAAATGGCCAGACCGTTTGCAAACTCCCCCTGATAGGCTTCAGAGCATACAATTCGATGCCTATATATCCAGAAAAGAGCTCTTCAGGGCAGAATCTAGATATTGGCATGAAATAATTGAAAGTTATGTTCGTGTTTTACATTGGAAGAAGATTAGATTAAGAAATGCAATGGACATGAGAGCTGGCTTCGGAGG ATTTGCAGCTGCACTAATTgaacaaaatttgaactcTTGGGTTATGAATGTGGTTCCTGTTAGCGGCCCGAACACCTTACCAGTTATACATGACCGTGGACTTATAGGAGTTATGCATGACTG GTGTGAACCATTTGATACATACCCACGAACCTACGATTTATTGCATGCAGCCGGCCTCTTCTCTATTGAGAAAAAAAG ATGCAATATCTCGGCAATCATGCTGGAGATGGACCGAATGCTAAGACCCGGTGGACGTGTATACATCCGTGACTCTCTTTCTGTCATGGATGAACTTCAAGCGATCGGAAACGCTATGGGTTGGCACATCAATTTGCGAGACACATCTGAGGGGCCTCATGCAAGTTATAGACTCATTATTGCTGATAAACGCCTCTTGACTAGTTGA
- the LOC117618734 gene encoding ultraviolet-B receptor UVR8-like isoform X3 has protein sequence MCVEAVAASPWPFLENPEPFPLPTDASIGKAAAGWAHCVAVTDIGGVYTWGWKECVPSGKFLGEQPMGANVEKDAIERQSSYLNEQVSPRSQGSQSTGGAFSVSDPRGSGEESTKRRRLSSAKQAAESSSSGDEPLSALPCLVTLNPGVRIATVAAGGRHTLALSVSDIGQVWGWGYGGEGQLGLGSRIRMVSSPHPVPCIEPSSYGKDRSAALPRGTMGSEGLGLRVPGNYVKGIACGGRHSAVITDAGAVLTFGWGLYGQCGQGSTDDELSPACVSSLLGIRIEGVAAGLWHTVCISADGDVYAFGGNQFGQLGTGADQAETIPRLLDAPSLENTNAKIVSCGARHSTIITDDDKVFGWGWNKYGQLGLGDVIDRNIPAQVTIDGCVPKNVACGWWHTLLLAEPT, from the exons ATGTGTGTGGAGGCGGTTGCGGCTTCGCCATGGCCCTTTCTG GAAAATCCGGAGCCTTTTCCTCTTCCAACTGATGCTTCTATAGGAAAAGCTGCCGCAGGTTGGGCTCATTGTGTTGCAGTCACAG ATATTGGAGGAGTTTACACATGGGGATGGAAAGAGTGTGTTCCGTCTGGAAAGTTTCTTGGAGAGCAACCTATGGGGGCAAACGTTGAAAAGGATGCAATTGAAAGGCAGAGTTCTTATTTGAACGAGCAAG TTAGCCCTCGCTCTCAAGGCTCACAATCCACTGGCGGGGCATTTTCTGTTAGTGATCCTCGAGGATCTGGAGAAGAAAGTACAAAGCGACGAAGATTATCTTCGGCAAAGCAAGCGGCTGAAAGTTCATCATCTGGTGATGAACCTCTCTCAGCATTGCCATGCCTTGTGACATTGAACCCAGGAGTTAGAATAGCTACAGTTGCTGCTGGAGGGCGCCATACTCTGGCATTATCAG TTTCAGATATAGGACAAGTGTGGGGATGGGGCTATGGAGGTGAAGGGCAACTTGGTCTGGGCTCCCGGATACGTATGGTATCCTCTCCTCATCCTGTACCTTGCATTGAGCCCTCTTCTTATGGAAAAGATAGATCTGCAGCACTGCCTCGAGGAACCATGGGTTCAGAGGGACTCGGTCTTCGAGTTCCTGGTAATTATGTGAAGGGGATCGCATGTGGAGGGCGACATAGTGCAGTAATCACAG ATGCTGGAGCAGTACTTACTTTTGGTTGGGGGCTGTATGGACAG TGTGGGCAAGGAAGTACAGATGATGAATTAAGCCCGGCTTGTGTATCTTCACTACTGGGTATCCGGATAGAGGGTGTTGCTGCAGGACTGTGGCACACTGTCTGCATTTCAGCTGATGGTGATGTTTATGCATTTGGCGGGAATCAGTTTGGACAGCTGGGAACTGGAGCTGATCAAGCTGAG ACTATACCAAGACTTTTGGATGCTCCAAGTCTGGAAAATACAAATGCAAAGATTGTTTCCTGTGGAGCACGTCATAGTACCATAATCACAG ACGATGATAAAGTTTTCGGCTGGGGATGGAACAAGTACGGTCAG CTTGGCTTGGGTGATGTGATCGACCGCAACATTCCAGCTCAAGTCACAATTGATGGATGTGTGCCAAAAAATGTGGCATGTGGCTGGTGGCATACCTTACTACTTGCTGAACCCACTTGA
- the LOC117619194 gene encoding wall-associated receptor kinase-like 20 produces MASAPNLLLTAVLLLTCAWCVLCIQRCPDCGNTSVPYPLSTAPTCGDQSYKIRCDAGALVFDTLNNSYPITSISPSSQRLVVQPSSFVSNTCVTSDITHQGLQLNDSLPFNVTSSNTILYLNCTDTLLRSPLNCTSSSLCHSYVNGSSARAVGPCEAAPLCCTFRAGGSSTSYMIRVRDSGCSAYTSFVNLDPVLPVDRWPEPGVEIQWVAPREPVCGTQADCESDGGKSTCGPDPAVAGVRRCFCDSGLVWDPVAGLCVDDSVGSKDNTALIAGLTSGIGAALVAATIAILLYKRHRRIKEAQARLTKEREEILNANGGRAAKVFTGKEIKRATNGFARDRLLGAGGYGEVYKGFLEDGTVVAVKIAKLGNTKGTDQVLNEVRILCQVNHKSLVHLLGCCVELEQPIMVYEYIENGTLLEHLQARKAGGWKHLSWTQRLEIAHDTAEGLAYLHFSAVPPIYHRDVKSSNILLDEKLNAKVADFGLSRLAQTDLSHISTCAQGTLGYLDPEYYRNYQLTDKSDVYSFGVVLLELLTSQKAIDFTREPDDVNLAVYTQRMMAEERLMDVIDPVLKEGAKTLELDTMKALGFLALGCLEERRQNRPSMKEVVEEIEYIASIATAKPKTVEI; encoded by the exons ATGGCCTCTGCGCCCAATCTCCTCCTCACCGCCGTGCTCCTGCTAACGTGCGCCTGGTGCGTACTGTGCATCCAGCGCTGCCCAGACTGCGGCAACACCTCCGTGCCCTACCCGCTCAGCACGGCCCCCACGTGCGGCGACCAGTCGTACAAGATCAGATGCGACGCGGGCGCACTCGTCTTCGACACCCTCAACAACTCCTATCCAATCACCTCCATCTCTCCCTCCTCCCAACGACTCGTCGTCCAACCCTCGAGCTTTGTCTCCAACACCTGCGTCACATCGGATATAACCCACCAGGGCCTCCAGCTCAACGACTCGCTCCCTTTCAACGTCACCAGCAGCAACACCATCCTGTACCTCAACTGTACGGACACTCTGCTCCGATCGCCTTTGAACTGCACGTCGTCGAGTCTCTGCCACTCGTACGTCAACGGAAGCAGTGCCAGGGCGGTGGGCCCCTGCGAGGCAGCTCCGCTTTGTTGTACGTTTCGGGCGGGCGGTTCGTCGACCTCGTATATGATTCGGGTCAGGGACTCGGGTTGCAGCGCGTACACGAGTTTTGTGAATTTGGATCCGGTTTTGCCCGTTGACAGGTGGCCCGAACCGGGAGTGGAGATACAGTGGGTGGCGCCCAGGGAACCGGTGTGCGGGACCCAGGCGGATTGTGAGAGCGATGGAGGGAAGTCGACGTGTGGGCCCGACCCAGCAGTCGCTGGGGTGAGGAGGTGCTTCTGTGACTCTGGCCTTGTGTGGGACCCCGTGGCGGGGTTATGTGTTGATG ATAGCGTTGGTTCAAAGGACAATACTGCACTCATAGCAG GTTTAACTTCTGGGATTGGTGCAGCACTAGTTGCAGCCACCATTGCCATTCTGCTCTACAAGCGCCACAGACGCATCAAGGAAGCTCAAGCTCGCCTTACCAAAGAGCGTGAAGAAATCCTGAATGCCAATGGAGGCAGAGCTGCAAAAGTCTTCACCGGAAAAGAGATCAAAAGGGCAACAAACGGCTTCGCCAGAGACCGCCTCCTAGGCGCCGGTGGCTACGGTGAAGTCTACAAAGGATTTCTTGAAGATGGCACTGTGGTGGCTGTCAAGATTGCCAAGCTTGGAAACACCAAAGGCACTGACCAAGTCCTCAATGAGGTCCGGATTCTGTGCCAAGTTAACCACAAGAGCCTTGTTCACCTACTTGGTTGTTGCGTTGAGCTAGAGCAGCCAATTATGGTCTACGAGTACATTGAGAATGGAACTCTTCTGGAACATTTGCAAGCTCGAAAAGCCGGTGGCTGGAAACATCTGTCTTGGACACAGCGTCTAGAAATTGCTCATGACACTGCCGAGGGTCTTGCCTATCTACATTTCTCAGCAGTTCCTCCAATATATCACCGTGACGTGAAGTCTAGCAATATTCTGCTTGATGAGAAGCTGAATGCCAAGGTTGCCGATTTCGGGTTATCCCGCTTGGCTCAAACCGATTTAAGCCATATATCAACATGTGCACAAGGAACACTTGGATATCTTGATCCTGAATATTACAGGAACTATCAATTGACAGACAAAAGCGATGTTTATAGCTTTGGAGTTGTGCTGTTGGAGCTTTTGACATCTCAGAAAGCTATAGACTTCACCAGGGAACCGGATGATGTAAACCTGGCAGTTTACACGCAGAGGATGATGGCAGAGGAGAGGTTAATGGATGTGATTGATCCTGTGCTGAAAGAGGGAGCCAAGACTTTGGAGCTGGACACCATGAAGGCATTGGGGTTCCTGGCATTGGGTTGCTTGGAGGAACGTCGACAGAACCGGCCTTCCATGAAAGAAGTTGTTGAGGAGATTGAGTACATTGCAAGCATTGCCACAGCCAAGCCAAAGACTGTAGAGATCTag
- the LOC117617952 gene encoding BTB/POZ and MATH domain-containing protein 3: MPNHKSSRGAQLGEVMSNSKPGVDQESCSRSISETVNGSHRFTIKGYSLAKGMGAGKYIMSDTFTVGGYDWAIYFYPDGKNPEDSSTYVSVFIALVSEGTDVRALFELTLVDQTKSGKDKVHSHFDRALESGPYTLKYRGSMWGYKRFFKRSALETSEFLRDDCLVLNCTVGVVRTRLERPKQFSITVPSSDMGQDLKDFLDSEAGCDIVFQVGDELFKAHKLILAARSPVFRAQFFGLVGDCSIDKVVVKDVEPFIFKAMLLFIYTDKLPDVHEVMGSSPLCTFTVMVQHLLAAADLYNLERLKVLCESKLCEEITTETVATTLALAEQHHCPQLKAVCLKFAANPANLGAVMQSDGYKHLEESCPSMLLELLETFAAVDESSSLLSSRKRSGSSIYGLDLPADGGGAVAESANPNGRRVRRRY, translated from the exons ATGCCGAATCACAAATCGTCCAGAGGGGCTCAATTGGGTGAAGTCATGTCGAATTCGAAGCCTGGGGTCGACCAGGAGTCGTGTTCGAGATCGATCAGCGAGACTGTCAATGGGTCTCACCGGTTCACGATAAAGGGGTATTCTTTGGCCAAAGGGATGGGTGCCGGAAAGTACATAATGAGCGATACGTTTACGGTGGGTGGCTACGATTGGGCAATTTACTTCTACCCCGACGGCAAAAATCCTGAGGATAGTTCCACGTACGTCTCCGTTTTCATTGCTCTGGTCAGTGAGGGTACGGATGTGAGGGCTTTGTTCGAGCTGACTTTGGTGGACCAGACCAAGAGTGGGAAGGACAAGGTGCATAGCCACTTTGATCGCGCGCTCGAGAGCGGGCCGTACACGTTGAAGTACAGAGGCAGCATGTG GGGTTACAAGAGATTTTTCAAAAGATCAGCCCTCGAAACTTCTGAGTTTCTAAGGGATGATTGCCTTGTATTGAACTGCACTGTTGGAGTTGTCAGAACTCGCCTTGAGCgaccaaaacaattttcaattACTGTACCATCATCAGACATGGGTCAAGATCTTAAGGACTTTCTAGACTCTGAAGCTGGTTGTGACATAGTTTTTCAGGTTGGCGATGAATTGTTTAAAGCTCACAAGTTGATACTTGCTGCCCGTTCTCCTGTATTTAGAGCACAGTTTTTTGGACTTGTCGGGGATTGTAGCATAGATAAAGTAGTTGTGAAGGATGTTGAGCCCTTTATCTTCAAG GCAATGCTTCTGTTTATTTACACGGACAAACTTCCTGATGTACACGAAGTTATGGGCTCATCACCATTGTGCACATTCACTGTCATGGTGCAGCATCTTTTGGCTGCTGCGGACCTGTATAATCTAGAACGACTGAAAGTATTGTGTGAATCAAAGTTGTGTGAAGAAATCACTACTGAAACAGTTGCGACCACACTTGCTCTAGCTGAACAACATCACTGTCCGCAGCTCAAGGCTGTGTGCTTAAAATTTGCAGCAAATCCTGCAAACTTAGGAG CTGTGATGCAATCAGATGGGTACAAGCATCTAGAAGAGAGCTGCCCCTCAATGTTGCTGGAGTTGCTAGAGACATTTGCAGCAGTGGATGAGAGTTCAAGTCTTCTGTCAAGTAGGAAGAGGAGTGGCAGCAGCATATATGGGCTAGACTTGCCAGCAGATGGTGGCGGGGCTGTAGCAGAATCAGCAAATCCCAATGGAAGGCGTGTGAGGCGGCGGTATTAG
- the LOC117617808 gene encoding mannose-1-phosphate guanylyltransferase 1, which produces MKALILVGGFGTRLRPLTLSVPKPLVEFANKPMILHQIEALKAIGVSEVVLAINYQPEVMMTFLKEFETKVGIKITCSQETEPLGTAGPLALARDKLIDDCGEPFFVLNSDVISEYPFKQMIEFHKSHGGEASIMVTKVDEPSKYGVVVMEESTGKVQKFVEKPKLFVGNKINAGIYLLNPSVLDRIELRPTSIEKEVFPNIAAENKLFAMVLPGFWMDIGQPRDYITGLRLYLDSLRKNSSSKLARGSNVVGNVLVDETAKIGEGCLIGPDVAIGPGCVVESGVRLSRCTVMRGVRIKKHACISGSIIGWHSTVGQWARVENMTILGEDVHVSDEIYSNGGVVLPHKEIKSSILKPEIVM; this is translated from the exons ATGAAGGCACTCATTCTTGTTGGAGGTTTTGGAACACGTTTGCGGCCATTGACACTCAGTGTCCCTAAGCCGCTTGTTGAATTTGCAAACAAACCCATGATCCTGCATCAG aTAGAGGCTCTTAAGGCAATTGGTGTTAGCGAAGTGGTTCTGGCGATCAATTACCAACCAGAG GTGATGATGACTTTCCTGAAGGAGTTTGAGACAAAGGTTGGCATCAAGATCACATGCTCACAAGAGACTGAGCCCCTTGGCACTGCTGGACCTCTGGCTCTTGCTAGAGACAAACTGATAGATGATTGTGGCGAGCCCTTCTTTGTCCTTAACAGTGATGTTATCAGTGAGTACCCATTTAAGCAAATGATCGAATTCCATAAATCCCATGGAGGAGAAGCTTCCATAATGGTGACCAAG GTGGATGAGCCATCGAAATATGGAGTGGTGGTTATGGAAGAATCTACAGGGAAAGTTCAGAAATTTGTAGAGAAACCGAAACTGTTTGTTGGTAACAAAATCAATGCTGGAATATACCTGTTGAACCCCTCAGTTCTTGATCGAATTGAGCTGAGACCAACTTCAATTGAGAAAGAGGTATTCCCAAATATTGCAGCAGAGAATAAGCTCTTTGCAATGGTTCTTCCAGGGTTTTGGATGGACATTGGGCAACCAAGGGATTATATTACAGGCCTGAGACTCTACTTGGACTCATTGAGGAAGAACTCTTCATCTAAGTTGGCCAGAGGCTCCAATGTTGTGGGAAATGTTCTGGTGGATGAGACTGCCAAAATTGGAGAGGGGTGCCTGATTGGACCAGATGTTGCAATTGGTCCGGGTTGCGTTGTTGAGTCAGGAGTTAGGCTATCTCGCTGTACAGTAATGCGTGGAGTCCGGATCAAGAAGCATGCTTGCATTTCCGGCAGTATCATCGGATGGCACTCCACAGTTGGACAGTGGGCTCGTGTAGAGAACATGACTATCCTCGGAGAAGATGTTCATGTAAGCGATGAAATTTACAGTAATGGAGGTGTGGTTTTGCCCCACAAAGAAATCAAGTCGAGCATTTTGAAGCCAGAAATTGTAATGTAG
- the LOC117618734 gene encoding ultraviolet-B receptor UVR8-like isoform X1: MNGEKNFEEEVKMEEEKEKVVFMWGYLPGALPQRSPLLSPTIVRTPGPEYTYKDVCGGGCGFAMALSESGKIITWGSTDDLGQSYVTSGKHGENPEPFPLPTDASIGKAAAGWAHCVAVTDIGGVYTWGWKECVPSGKFLGEQPMGANVEKDAIERQSSYLNEQVSPRSQGSQSTGGAFSVSDPRGSGEESTKRRRLSSAKQAAESSSSGDEPLSALPCLVTLNPGVRIATVAAGGRHTLALSVSDIGQVWGWGYGGEGQLGLGSRIRMVSSPHPVPCIEPSSYGKDRSAALPRGTMGSEGLGLRVPGNYVKGIACGGRHSAVITDAGAVLTFGWGLYGQCGQGSTDDELSPACVSSLLGIRIEGVAAGLWHTVCISADGDVYAFGGNQFGQLGTGADQAETIPRLLDAPSLENTNAKIVSCGARHSTIITDDDKVFGWGWNKYGQLGLGDVIDRNIPAQVTIDGCVPKNVACGWWHTLLLAEPT; encoded by the exons ATGAATGGGGAGAAAAATTTCGAAGAAGAAGTGAAAATggaagaggagaaagagaaggtgGTGTTCATGTGGGGCTATCTTCCTGGAGCTCTACCGCAAAGGTCGCCTCTTTTGTCGCCGACCATCGTGCGGACGCCCGGCCCCGAGTACACGTATAAGGATGTGTGTGGAGGCGGTTGCGGCTTCGCCATGGCCCTTTCTG AGTCTGGAAAGATTATTACATGGGGTTCAACAGATGATCTAGGTCAAAGCTATGTGACATCTGGGAAGCATGGG GAAAATCCGGAGCCTTTTCCTCTTCCAACTGATGCTTCTATAGGAAAAGCTGCCGCAGGTTGGGCTCATTGTGTTGCAGTCACAG ATATTGGAGGAGTTTACACATGGGGATGGAAAGAGTGTGTTCCGTCTGGAAAGTTTCTTGGAGAGCAACCTATGGGGGCAAACGTTGAAAAGGATGCAATTGAAAGGCAGAGTTCTTATTTGAACGAGCAAG TTAGCCCTCGCTCTCAAGGCTCACAATCCACTGGCGGGGCATTTTCTGTTAGTGATCCTCGAGGATCTGGAGAAGAAAGTACAAAGCGACGAAGATTATCTTCGGCAAAGCAAGCGGCTGAAAGTTCATCATCTGGTGATGAACCTCTCTCAGCATTGCCATGCCTTGTGACATTGAACCCAGGAGTTAGAATAGCTACAGTTGCTGCTGGAGGGCGCCATACTCTGGCATTATCAG TTTCAGATATAGGACAAGTGTGGGGATGGGGCTATGGAGGTGAAGGGCAACTTGGTCTGGGCTCCCGGATACGTATGGTATCCTCTCCTCATCCTGTACCTTGCATTGAGCCCTCTTCTTATGGAAAAGATAGATCTGCAGCACTGCCTCGAGGAACCATGGGTTCAGAGGGACTCGGTCTTCGAGTTCCTGGTAATTATGTGAAGGGGATCGCATGTGGAGGGCGACATAGTGCAGTAATCACAG ATGCTGGAGCAGTACTTACTTTTGGTTGGGGGCTGTATGGACAG TGTGGGCAAGGAAGTACAGATGATGAATTAAGCCCGGCTTGTGTATCTTCACTACTGGGTATCCGGATAGAGGGTGTTGCTGCAGGACTGTGGCACACTGTCTGCATTTCAGCTGATGGTGATGTTTATGCATTTGGCGGGAATCAGTTTGGACAGCTGGGAACTGGAGCTGATCAAGCTGAG ACTATACCAAGACTTTTGGATGCTCCAAGTCTGGAAAATACAAATGCAAAGATTGTTTCCTGTGGAGCACGTCATAGTACCATAATCACAG ACGATGATAAAGTTTTCGGCTGGGGATGGAACAAGTACGGTCAG CTTGGCTTGGGTGATGTGATCGACCGCAACATTCCAGCTCAAGTCACAATTGATGGATGTGTGCCAAAAAATGTGGCATGTGGCTGGTGGCATACCTTACTACTTGCTGAACCCACTTGA
- the LOC117618734 gene encoding ultraviolet-B receptor UVR8-like isoform X2 encodes MNGEKNFEEEVKMEEEKEKVVFMWGYLPGALPQRSPLLSPTIVRTPGPEYTYKDVCGGGCGFAMALSESGKIITWGSTDDLGQSYVTSGKHGENPEPFPLPTDASIGKAAAGWAHCVAVTDIGGVYTWGWKECVPSGKFLGEQPMGANVEKDAIERQSSYLNEQVSPRSQGSQSTGGAFSVSDPRGSGEESTKRRRLSSAKQAAESSSSGDEPLSALPCLVTLNPGVRIATVAAGGRHTLALSDIGQVWGWGYGGEGQLGLGSRIRMVSSPHPVPCIEPSSYGKDRSAALPRGTMGSEGLGLRVPGNYVKGIACGGRHSAVITDAGAVLTFGWGLYGQCGQGSTDDELSPACVSSLLGIRIEGVAAGLWHTVCISADGDVYAFGGNQFGQLGTGADQAETIPRLLDAPSLENTNAKIVSCGARHSTIITDDDKVFGWGWNKYGQLGLGDVIDRNIPAQVTIDGCVPKNVACGWWHTLLLAEPT; translated from the exons ATGAATGGGGAGAAAAATTTCGAAGAAGAAGTGAAAATggaagaggagaaagagaaggtgGTGTTCATGTGGGGCTATCTTCCTGGAGCTCTACCGCAAAGGTCGCCTCTTTTGTCGCCGACCATCGTGCGGACGCCCGGCCCCGAGTACACGTATAAGGATGTGTGTGGAGGCGGTTGCGGCTTCGCCATGGCCCTTTCTG AGTCTGGAAAGATTATTACATGGGGTTCAACAGATGATCTAGGTCAAAGCTATGTGACATCTGGGAAGCATGGG GAAAATCCGGAGCCTTTTCCTCTTCCAACTGATGCTTCTATAGGAAAAGCTGCCGCAGGTTGGGCTCATTGTGTTGCAGTCACAG ATATTGGAGGAGTTTACACATGGGGATGGAAAGAGTGTGTTCCGTCTGGAAAGTTTCTTGGAGAGCAACCTATGGGGGCAAACGTTGAAAAGGATGCAATTGAAAGGCAGAGTTCTTATTTGAACGAGCAAG TTAGCCCTCGCTCTCAAGGCTCACAATCCACTGGCGGGGCATTTTCTGTTAGTGATCCTCGAGGATCTGGAGAAGAAAGTACAAAGCGACGAAGATTATCTTCGGCAAAGCAAGCGGCTGAAAGTTCATCATCTGGTGATGAACCTCTCTCAGCATTGCCATGCCTTGTGACATTGAACCCAGGAGTTAGAATAGCTACAGTTGCTGCTGGAGGGCGCCATACTCTGGCATTATCAG ATATAGGACAAGTGTGGGGATGGGGCTATGGAGGTGAAGGGCAACTTGGTCTGGGCTCCCGGATACGTATGGTATCCTCTCCTCATCCTGTACCTTGCATTGAGCCCTCTTCTTATGGAAAAGATAGATCTGCAGCACTGCCTCGAGGAACCATGGGTTCAGAGGGACTCGGTCTTCGAGTTCCTGGTAATTATGTGAAGGGGATCGCATGTGGAGGGCGACATAGTGCAGTAATCACAG ATGCTGGAGCAGTACTTACTTTTGGTTGGGGGCTGTATGGACAG TGTGGGCAAGGAAGTACAGATGATGAATTAAGCCCGGCTTGTGTATCTTCACTACTGGGTATCCGGATAGAGGGTGTTGCTGCAGGACTGTGGCACACTGTCTGCATTTCAGCTGATGGTGATGTTTATGCATTTGGCGGGAATCAGTTTGGACAGCTGGGAACTGGAGCTGATCAAGCTGAG ACTATACCAAGACTTTTGGATGCTCCAAGTCTGGAAAATACAAATGCAAAGATTGTTTCCTGTGGAGCACGTCATAGTACCATAATCACAG ACGATGATAAAGTTTTCGGCTGGGGATGGAACAAGTACGGTCAG CTTGGCTTGGGTGATGTGATCGACCGCAACATTCCAGCTCAAGTCACAATTGATGGATGTGTGCCAAAAAATGTGGCATGTGGCTGGTGGCATACCTTACTACTTGCTGAACCCACTTGA